One Neodiprion pinetum isolate iyNeoPine1 chromosome 1, iyNeoPine1.2, whole genome shotgun sequence genomic window carries:
- the park gene encoding E3 ubiquitin-protein ligase parkin has translation MSFLFNLLKGAFLRMLQLIWFGKRKISNSLSIYVKTNTGNTLSIDLDPKWDIRNLKEIVGPQLGISPEDIKIIFAGKELHNSTIIEECDLGQQSILHAIKLPPGKNRLNRKKDTKNLIEESIDEGSEANESGSKPLNETLIDLPLEDSDRHENHSEQEQQQARAHFYVYCSLPCKSVEAGKLRVRCATCGSGAVTVDRDPQCWPDVQQPRRITVHCENHDCQTLLSSLAQKDEGTPQVRYAQFYFKCANHVSLGEKDEAVPLYLIKPNLRNVPCLACTDTRDTVLVFPCEAGHVTCLDCFRDYCVARLRDRQFEFDDNHGYYTLPCPAGCQNSHISEVHHFRLLSPEQYEQYQRFGTEEYVLRAGGLLCPRPDCGMGIIPPDQTDEERSRSPDEDDCRRIQCIGGCGYVFCRRCLQGFHVGECDSQQPTTYSSTSAVSCPSGYAIDPLRASEAKWDEASKKTIQISTKPCPKCRTPTERDGGCMHMVCTRAGCSFQWCWVCQTEWTRDCMGSHWFG, from the exons ATGAGTTTTCTGTTCAATCTTCTGAAGGGTGCCTTTTTGAGAATGTTGCAGTTGATTTGGTTCGGAAAACGAAAGATATCGAACTCGTTGAGTATCTACGTGAAAACTAACACGGGAAATACGCTCTCCATTGATTTGGATCCGAAATGGGACATCAGAAACCTAAAAGAGATCGTCGGGCCTCAGCTTGGCATATCTCCCGAAGATATCAAGATCATATTTGCTGGTAAAGAGTTGCACAATTCCACGATAATAGAG GAATGCGATCTTGGTCAGCAAAGTATTTTGCATGCCATAAAATTGCCACCCGGAAAAAATCGCcttaatagaaaaaaagatactAAAAATCTTATCGAAGAATCTATAGATGAAGGATCGGAAGCAAATGAAAGTGGAAGCAAACCTCTGAACGAAACTTTGATCGACTTACCATTGGAGGATTCGGACCGTCATGAAAATCACAGCGAGCAGG AGCAGCAACAAGCCCGTGCCCATTTTTACGTTTACTGTTCGCTGCCATGTAAATCAGTGGAAGCAGGAAAGCTGAGAGTGAGATGCGCGACATGTGGTAGCGGGGCTGTGACTGTGGATCGAGACCCTCAGTGTTGGCCTGACGTGCAGCAGCCTCGTAGAATAACTGTACATTGTGAGAATCACGATTGTCAGACATTACTGTCTTCCTTAGCACAGAAGGATGAAGGTACTCCTCAAGTGAGATACGCGCAGTTTTATTTCAAGTGCGCCAATCACGTGAGTCTTGGAGAAAAAGATGAGGCGGTACCGCTTTATTTGATTAAACCAAATCTGAGAAATGTACCTTGTCTGGCTTGCACGGATACAAG GGACACGGTACTGGTTTTCCCTTGCGAGGCTGGACATGTAACCTGCCTGGACTGCTTCCGGGACTATTGCGTGGCTCGTCTGCGGGATCGTCAGTTTGAGTTTGACGACAACCACGGATACTATACCTTGCCATGTCCGGCTGGTTGCCAAAATTCGCACATATCCGAAGTTCATCACTTCCGTCTTCTCTCACCTGAGCAG TATGAGCAGTACCAACGATTTGGAACTGAGGAATACGTTCTAAGGGCAGGAGGACTTCTGTGCCCGAGGCCTGATTGCGGAATGGGAATTATTCCACCTGATCAGACTGATGAGGAGCGTAGTCGATCCCCGGATGAGGACGACTGTCGTAGAATTCAATGTATTGGTGGTTGTGGG TATGTTTTCTGTAGGCGATGCTTGCAAGGTTTCCACGTAGGTGAATGTGACTCACAACAGCCTACGACGTATTCTTCTACCTCCGCCGTCTCCTGTCCTTCAGGCTATGCAATTGATCCTCTGCGAGCTAGCGAG GCCAAGTGGGACGAAGCGAGTAAGAAGACCATTCAAATATCGACGAAACCATGTCCGAAATGTAGAACACCGACTGAACGAGATG GTGGCTGTATGCACATGGTTTGTACAAGAGCTGGCTGTAGTTTCCAGTGGTGCTGGGTTTGTCAGACGGAATGGACGAGAGACTGTATGGGAAGTCATTGGTTCGGATGA
- the LOC124225045 gene encoding trimeric intracellular cation channel type 1B.1, with protein sequence MDPEAFLDMANQVIKLKMFPYFDIAHCVLCALHVREDLGPGAQAFSRKHPLSCWLSTMLVVFAGGMLCNGLLGEPVLAPLKNTPQLVVATVVWYVIFYTPFDVGYKVAKFLPVKIICSAMKEIYRCKKVYDGVTHAGKLYPNAYLIMILIGTLKGNGAGFTKLFERLIRGVWTPTAMEFMQPSFPTKASMVASIIFVLDKKTDIISAPHALVYFGIVIFFVYFKLSSILLGIHDPFVPFENLFCALFMGGIWDSLAKLLGRGQTKDEKTDSKKTN encoded by the exons ATGGATCCCGAAGCTTTCCTAGACATGGCCAATCAGGtcattaaattaaaaatgttccCGTACTTTGACATTGCACACTGTGTATTGTGCGCGTTGCATGTCAGGGAAGACCTAGGACCCG GAGCGCAAGCATTTTCAAGGAAACATCCGCTATCATGCTGGCTGTCGACGATGCTGGTTGTTTTTGCTGGTGGCATGTTGTGCAATGGTTTACTTGGAGAGCCAGTTCTTGCCCCCCTCAAAAACACCCCACAATTAGTAGTCGCCACCGTCGTCTG GTATGTAATATTTTACACACCATTTGATGTCGGGTATAAAGTAGCGAAATTCCTgccagtaaaaataatatgctCAGCTATGAAGGAAATATACag GTGTAAAAAAGTCTATGACGGTGTCACACATGCAGGGAAACTATATCCAAATGCTTATCTTATAATGATTCTCATTGGAACACTAAAAG GTAACGGCGCTGGATTCACTAAATTGTTTGAGCGACTTATTCGTGGTGTTTGGACACCAACGGCTATGGAATTCATGCAGCCTAGTTT CCCGACAAAAGCATCTATGGTTGCCTCGATCATATTTGTGCTTGATAAGAAAACTGACATAATTTCTGCGCCCCATGCTCTTGTTTACTTCGGCATTGTGATCTTCTTCGTTTACTTCAAG CTGTCTTCTATTCTACTCGGTATCCATGATCCCTTTGTTCCTTTTGAAAACCTGTTTTGTGCTCTTTTCATGGGAGGAATCTGGGACTCGTTGGCAAAATTACTTGGACGAGGCCAAACAAAAGATGAAAAGACAGACTCCAAGAAAACCAATTGA